The following coding sequences lie in one Oryctolagus cuniculus chromosome 7, mOryCun1.1, whole genome shotgun sequence genomic window:
- the UBXN11 gene encoding UBX domain-containing protein 11 isoform X7 produces the protein MAAPRDGSLALRGAVSHDSEALASVAKQLWDLERLVKAQADEMLSKDQKILALEDLVKTLQQHQGEASQQRQEELETMCAQLQRQVGEMERFLSDYGLHWVGEPMDQEDSEGNIASEDGGKAWMTAKKFWKPGDSTVPPEVDFDRLLASLQDLSELVAEGDMQVTPVPGGARLRVLEPIPLKLYRNGIMMFDGPFRPFHDPSTQRCLRDMLDGFFPSELQRLYPNGVPFKVSDLRNQVYPENGLDPFPGEGRVVGWQKMRKASDRVEKRQDSTMTAEKFLNKLPKFVIRQGEVVDIRGPIRDTLQSCCPLPARVQEIIVETPALATERERSQETPNTPAPPLSMLRIKSENGEQAFLLMMRPEDTVGDVRTLLAQARATDATAFEIFSTFPPTVYQDDSLTLQAAGLVPNATLLLRARRAPLASPGFSPGPGPRP, from the exons ATGGCGGCGCCGCGGGACGGCTCCTTGGCCCTGCGTG GCGCTGTATCCCATGACTCCGAGGCGTTGGCCTCCGTGGCCAAGCAGCTATGGGACCTGGAACGGCTGGTGAAGGCCCAGGCTGATGAGATGCTGTCCAAG GATCAGAAGATACTGGCCCTGGAGGACTTGGTGAAGACCCTCCAGCAGCACCAAG GCGAGGCCTCCCAGCAGCGGCAGGAGGAGCTGGAGACGATGTGCGCGCAGCTGCAGCGGCAGGTCGGGGAGATGGAG CGGTTCCTCAGCGACTATGGGCTGCACTGGGTGGGCGAGCCCATGGACCAGGAGGACTCCGAGGGTAACATAGCCTCAGAAGATGGCGGGAAGGCCTGGATGACAGCCAAGAAGttctggaagccag GGGACTCGACGGTGCCCCCCGAGGTGGATTTCGACAGGCTTCTGGCCAGCCTGCAGGACCTCAGTGAGCTGGTGGCGGAGGGGGACATGCAGGTGACGCCAGTGCCTGGTGGGGCGCGGCTCCGTGTCCTTGAGCCCATCCCGCTGAAGCTGTACCGGAACGGCATCATGATGTTCGATGGGCCCTTCCGGCCCTTCCACGACCCCTCCACGCAG CGCTGCCTCCGAGACATGCTGGATGGCTTCTTCCCCTCAGAGCTCCAGAGACTGTACCCCAATGGGGTCCCTTTTAAG GTGAGTGACCTGCGCAATCAGGTCTACCCGGAGAACGGGCTGGACCCGTTCCCAGGTGAGGGCCGCGTGGTGGGCTGGCAGAAGATGCGCAAGGCCTCGGACCGGGTGGAGAAGCGCCAAG ACTCCACGATGACTGCAGAGAAATTTCTGAACAAGCTGCCTAAGTTTGTGATCCGGCAAGGAGAGGTGGTTGACATCCGGGGCCCCATCAGGGACACCTTGCAG AGCTGCTGCCCGTTGCCCGCCCGGGTCCAGGAGATCATAGTGGAGACACCTGCCTTGGCCACTGAACGGGAGAG gagccaggagaccccCAACACCCCTGCGCCCCCACTCTCCATGCTGCGCATCAAGTCGGAGAACGGGGAGCAGGCCTTTCTACTGATGATGCGGCCCGAGGACACGGTGGGCGATGTGCGCACCCTGCTAGCACAGGCCAG ggccacagatGCCACTGCCTTCGAGATCTTCAGCACATTCCCGCCCACAGTCTACCAGGATGACTCGCTCACGCTGCAGGCCGCAGGCCTGGTGCCCAATGCTACGCTACTGCTGCGGGCACGCAGGGCCccgctggccagccctggcttcagtccaggTCCTGGCCCCCGCCCCTAA
- the UBXN11 gene encoding UBX domain-containing protein 11 isoform X1, with protein sequence MSSPLASLSKTRKVPLQSEPGHPGRGWGPLLRTSSLMASCTFLPSSSCLGSQEARDKNLRRWGQRLERPLLDLGPRVVTWVSLSAEDEEDMLNDGNGSEERISVPSCYGSIGAPVARQGAVSHDSEALASVAKQLWDLERLVKAQADEMLSKDQKILALEDLVKTLQQHQGEASQQRQEELETMCAQLQRQVGEMERFLSDYGLHWVGEPMDQEDSEGNIASEDGGKAWMTAKKFWKPGDSTVPPEVDFDRLLASLQDLSELVAEGDMQVTPVPGGARLRVLEPIPLKLYRNGIMMFDGPFRPFHDPSTQRCLRDMLDGFFPSELQRLYPNGVPFKVSDLRNQVYPENGLDPFPGEGRVVGWQKMRKASDRVEKRQDSTMTAEKFLNKLPKFVIRQGEVVDIRGPIRDTLQSCCPLPARVQEIIVETPALATERERSQETPNTPAPPLSMLRIKSENGEQAFLLMMRPEDTVGDVRTLLAQARATDATAFEIFSTFPPTVYQDDSLTLQAAGLVPNATLLLRARRAPLASPGFSPGPGPRP encoded by the exons ATGAGCTCACCTTTGGCCTCCCTGAGCAAGACCCGGAAAGTACCCCTGCAGTCGGAGCCTGGGCATCCTGG CCGTGGCTGGGGCCCGCTGCTCAGAACCTCTTCCCTGATGGCCTCATGCAcgtttcttccttcttcctcctgcctgggCTCCCAGGAGGCGAGGGATAAGAATCTACGGAGATG GGGACAGCGGCTAGAGAGGCCACTTCTGGACCTTGGCCCCAGGGTGGTGACCTGGGTGTCCCTGTCTGCAGAAGACGAGGAGGATATGCTGAATGACGGAAATGGCTCAGAAGAAAGGATCTCTGTCCCTTCCTGCTATGGCAGCATAGGCGCCCCTGTGGCAAGGCAAG GCGCTGTATCCCATGACTCCGAGGCGTTGGCCTCCGTGGCCAAGCAGCTATGGGACCTGGAACGGCTGGTGAAGGCCCAGGCTGATGAGATGCTGTCCAAG GATCAGAAGATACTGGCCCTGGAGGACTTGGTGAAGACCCTCCAGCAGCACCAAG GCGAGGCCTCCCAGCAGCGGCAGGAGGAGCTGGAGACGATGTGCGCGCAGCTGCAGCGGCAGGTCGGGGAGATGGAG CGGTTCCTCAGCGACTATGGGCTGCACTGGGTGGGCGAGCCCATGGACCAGGAGGACTCCGAGGGTAACATAGCCTCAGAAGATGGCGGGAAGGCCTGGATGACAGCCAAGAAGttctggaagccag GGGACTCGACGGTGCCCCCCGAGGTGGATTTCGACAGGCTTCTGGCCAGCCTGCAGGACCTCAGTGAGCTGGTGGCGGAGGGGGACATGCAGGTGACGCCAGTGCCTGGTGGGGCGCGGCTCCGTGTCCTTGAGCCCATCCCGCTGAAGCTGTACCGGAACGGCATCATGATGTTCGATGGGCCCTTCCGGCCCTTCCACGACCCCTCCACGCAG CGCTGCCTCCGAGACATGCTGGATGGCTTCTTCCCCTCAGAGCTCCAGAGACTGTACCCCAATGGGGTCCCTTTTAAG GTGAGTGACCTGCGCAATCAGGTCTACCCGGAGAACGGGCTGGACCCGTTCCCAGGTGAGGGCCGCGTGGTGGGCTGGCAGAAGATGCGCAAGGCCTCGGACCGGGTGGAGAAGCGCCAAG ACTCCACGATGACTGCAGAGAAATTTCTGAACAAGCTGCCTAAGTTTGTGATCCGGCAAGGAGAGGTGGTTGACATCCGGGGCCCCATCAGGGACACCTTGCAG AGCTGCTGCCCGTTGCCCGCCCGGGTCCAGGAGATCATAGTGGAGACACCTGCCTTGGCCACTGAACGGGAGAG gagccaggagaccccCAACACCCCTGCGCCCCCACTCTCCATGCTGCGCATCAAGTCGGAGAACGGGGAGCAGGCCTTTCTACTGATGATGCGGCCCGAGGACACGGTGGGCGATGTGCGCACCCTGCTAGCACAGGCCAG ggccacagatGCCACTGCCTTCGAGATCTTCAGCACATTCCCGCCCACAGTCTACCAGGATGACTCGCTCACGCTGCAGGCCGCAGGCCTGGTGCCCAATGCTACGCTACTGCTGCGGGCACGCAGGGCCccgctggccagccctggcttcagtccaggTCCTGGCCCCCGCCCCTAA
- the UBXN11 gene encoding UBX domain-containing protein 11 isoform X2, with protein sequence MSSPLASLSKTRKVPLQSEPGHPGRGWGPLLRTSSLMASCTFLPSSSCLGSQEARDKNLRRWVVTWVSLSAEDEEDMLNDGNGSEERISVPSCYGSIGAPVARQGAVSHDSEALASVAKQLWDLERLVKAQADEMLSKDQKILALEDLVKTLQQHQGEASQQRQEELETMCAQLQRQVGEMERFLSDYGLHWVGEPMDQEDSEGNIASEDGGKAWMTAKKFWKPGDSTVPPEVDFDRLLASLQDLSELVAEGDMQVTPVPGGARLRVLEPIPLKLYRNGIMMFDGPFRPFHDPSTQRCLRDMLDGFFPSELQRLYPNGVPFKVSDLRNQVYPENGLDPFPGEGRVVGWQKMRKASDRVEKRQDSTMTAEKFLNKLPKFVIRQGEVVDIRGPIRDTLQSCCPLPARVQEIIVETPALATERERSQETPNTPAPPLSMLRIKSENGEQAFLLMMRPEDTVGDVRTLLAQARATDATAFEIFSTFPPTVYQDDSLTLQAAGLVPNATLLLRARRAPLASPGFSPGPGPRP encoded by the exons ATGAGCTCACCTTTGGCCTCCCTGAGCAAGACCCGGAAAGTACCCCTGCAGTCGGAGCCTGGGCATCCTGG CCGTGGCTGGGGCCCGCTGCTCAGAACCTCTTCCCTGATGGCCTCATGCAcgtttcttccttcttcctcctgcctgggCTCCCAGGAGGCGAGGGATAAGAATCTACGGAGATG GGTGGTGACCTGGGTGTCCCTGTCTGCAGAAGACGAGGAGGATATGCTGAATGACGGAAATGGCTCAGAAGAAAGGATCTCTGTCCCTTCCTGCTATGGCAGCATAGGCGCCCCTGTGGCAAGGCAAG GCGCTGTATCCCATGACTCCGAGGCGTTGGCCTCCGTGGCCAAGCAGCTATGGGACCTGGAACGGCTGGTGAAGGCCCAGGCTGATGAGATGCTGTCCAAG GATCAGAAGATACTGGCCCTGGAGGACTTGGTGAAGACCCTCCAGCAGCACCAAG GCGAGGCCTCCCAGCAGCGGCAGGAGGAGCTGGAGACGATGTGCGCGCAGCTGCAGCGGCAGGTCGGGGAGATGGAG CGGTTCCTCAGCGACTATGGGCTGCACTGGGTGGGCGAGCCCATGGACCAGGAGGACTCCGAGGGTAACATAGCCTCAGAAGATGGCGGGAAGGCCTGGATGACAGCCAAGAAGttctggaagccag GGGACTCGACGGTGCCCCCCGAGGTGGATTTCGACAGGCTTCTGGCCAGCCTGCAGGACCTCAGTGAGCTGGTGGCGGAGGGGGACATGCAGGTGACGCCAGTGCCTGGTGGGGCGCGGCTCCGTGTCCTTGAGCCCATCCCGCTGAAGCTGTACCGGAACGGCATCATGATGTTCGATGGGCCCTTCCGGCCCTTCCACGACCCCTCCACGCAG CGCTGCCTCCGAGACATGCTGGATGGCTTCTTCCCCTCAGAGCTCCAGAGACTGTACCCCAATGGGGTCCCTTTTAAG GTGAGTGACCTGCGCAATCAGGTCTACCCGGAGAACGGGCTGGACCCGTTCCCAGGTGAGGGCCGCGTGGTGGGCTGGCAGAAGATGCGCAAGGCCTCGGACCGGGTGGAGAAGCGCCAAG ACTCCACGATGACTGCAGAGAAATTTCTGAACAAGCTGCCTAAGTTTGTGATCCGGCAAGGAGAGGTGGTTGACATCCGGGGCCCCATCAGGGACACCTTGCAG AGCTGCTGCCCGTTGCCCGCCCGGGTCCAGGAGATCATAGTGGAGACACCTGCCTTGGCCACTGAACGGGAGAG gagccaggagaccccCAACACCCCTGCGCCCCCACTCTCCATGCTGCGCATCAAGTCGGAGAACGGGGAGCAGGCCTTTCTACTGATGATGCGGCCCGAGGACACGGTGGGCGATGTGCGCACCCTGCTAGCACAGGCCAG ggccacagatGCCACTGCCTTCGAGATCTTCAGCACATTCCCGCCCACAGTCTACCAGGATGACTCGCTCACGCTGCAGGCCGCAGGCCTGGTGCCCAATGCTACGCTACTGCTGCGGGCACGCAGGGCCccgctggccagccctggcttcagtccaggTCCTGGCCCCCGCCCCTAA
- the UBXN11 gene encoding UBX domain-containing protein 11 isoform X10 — protein MAAPRDGSLALRGAVSHDSEALASVAKQLWDLERLVKAQADEMLSKAAGEAPGLALTLGLAAAGSEDTGPGGLGEDPPAAPRRGLPAAAGGAGDDVRAAAAAGRGDGGDSTVPPEVDFDRLLASLQDLSELVAEGDMQVTPVPGGARLRVLEPIPLKLYRNGIMMFDGPFRPFHDPSTQRCLRDMLDGFFPSELQRLYPNGVPFKVSDLRNQVYPENGLDPFPGEGRVVGWQKMRKASDRVEKRQDSTMTAEKFLNKLPKFVIRQGEVVDIRGPIRDTLQSCCPLPARVQEIIVETPALATERERSQETPNTPAPPLSMLRIKSENGEQAFLLMMRPEDTVGDVRTLLAQARATDATAFEIFSTFPPTVYQDDSLTLQAAGLVPNATLLLRARRAPLASPGFSPGPGPRP, from the exons ATGGCGGCGCCGCGGGACGGCTCCTTGGCCCTGCGTG GCGCTGTATCCCATGACTCCGAGGCGTTGGCCTCCGTGGCCAAGCAGCTATGGGACCTGGAACGGCTGGTGAAGGCCCAGGCTGATGAGATGCTGTCCAAG GCGGCTGGGGAAGCGCCGGGCCTTGCGCTCACCCTAGGCCTCGCTGCTGCAGGATCAGAAGATACTGGCCCTGGAGGACTTGGTGAAGACCCTCCAGCAGCACCAAG GCGAGGCCTCCCAGCAGCGGCAGGAGGAGCTGGAGACGATGTGCGCGCAGCTGCAGCGGCAGGTCGGGGAGATGGAG GGGACTCGACGGTGCCCCCCGAGGTGGATTTCGACAGGCTTCTGGCCAGCCTGCAGGACCTCAGTGAGCTGGTGGCGGAGGGGGACATGCAGGTGACGCCAGTGCCTGGTGGGGCGCGGCTCCGTGTCCTTGAGCCCATCCCGCTGAAGCTGTACCGGAACGGCATCATGATGTTCGATGGGCCCTTCCGGCCCTTCCACGACCCCTCCACGCAG CGCTGCCTCCGAGACATGCTGGATGGCTTCTTCCCCTCAGAGCTCCAGAGACTGTACCCCAATGGGGTCCCTTTTAAG GTGAGTGACCTGCGCAATCAGGTCTACCCGGAGAACGGGCTGGACCCGTTCCCAGGTGAGGGCCGCGTGGTGGGCTGGCAGAAGATGCGCAAGGCCTCGGACCGGGTGGAGAAGCGCCAAG ACTCCACGATGACTGCAGAGAAATTTCTGAACAAGCTGCCTAAGTTTGTGATCCGGCAAGGAGAGGTGGTTGACATCCGGGGCCCCATCAGGGACACCTTGCAG AGCTGCTGCCCGTTGCCCGCCCGGGTCCAGGAGATCATAGTGGAGACACCTGCCTTGGCCACTGAACGGGAGAG gagccaggagaccccCAACACCCCTGCGCCCCCACTCTCCATGCTGCGCATCAAGTCGGAGAACGGGGAGCAGGCCTTTCTACTGATGATGCGGCCCGAGGACACGGTGGGCGATGTGCGCACCCTGCTAGCACAGGCCAG ggccacagatGCCACTGCCTTCGAGATCTTCAGCACATTCCCGCCCACAGTCTACCAGGATGACTCGCTCACGCTGCAGGCCGCAGGCCTGGTGCCCAATGCTACGCTACTGCTGCGGGCACGCAGGGCCccgctggccagccctggcttcagtccaggTCCTGGCCCCCGCCCCTAA
- the UBXN11 gene encoding UBX domain-containing protein 11 isoform X3: MSSPLASLSKTRKVPLQSEPGHPGRGWGPLLRTSSLMASCTFLPSSSCLGSQEARDKNLRRWGQRLERPLLDLGPRVVTWVSLSAEDEEDMLNDGNGSEERISVPSCYGSIGAPVARQGAVSHDSEALASVAKQLWDLERLVKAQADEMLSKAAGEAPGLALTLGLAAAGSEDTGPGGLGEDPPAAPRRGLPAAAGGAGDDVRAAAAAGRGDGGDSTVPPEVDFDRLLASLQDLSELVAEGDMQVTPVPGGARLRVLEPIPLKLYRNGIMMFDGPFRPFHDPSTQRCLRDMLDGFFPSELQRLYPNGVPFKVSDLRNQVYPENGLDPFPGEGRVVGWQKMRKASDRVEKRQDSTMTAEKFLNKLPKFVIRQGEVVDIRGPIRDTLQSCCPLPARVQEIIVETPALATERERSQETPNTPAPPLSMLRIKSENGEQAFLLMMRPEDTVGDVRTLLAQARATDATAFEIFSTFPPTVYQDDSLTLQAAGLVPNATLLLRARRAPLASPGFSPGPGPRP, translated from the exons ATGAGCTCACCTTTGGCCTCCCTGAGCAAGACCCGGAAAGTACCCCTGCAGTCGGAGCCTGGGCATCCTGG CCGTGGCTGGGGCCCGCTGCTCAGAACCTCTTCCCTGATGGCCTCATGCAcgtttcttccttcttcctcctgcctgggCTCCCAGGAGGCGAGGGATAAGAATCTACGGAGATG GGGACAGCGGCTAGAGAGGCCACTTCTGGACCTTGGCCCCAGGGTGGTGACCTGGGTGTCCCTGTCTGCAGAAGACGAGGAGGATATGCTGAATGACGGAAATGGCTCAGAAGAAAGGATCTCTGTCCCTTCCTGCTATGGCAGCATAGGCGCCCCTGTGGCAAGGCAAG GCGCTGTATCCCATGACTCCGAGGCGTTGGCCTCCGTGGCCAAGCAGCTATGGGACCTGGAACGGCTGGTGAAGGCCCAGGCTGATGAGATGCTGTCCAAG GCGGCTGGGGAAGCGCCGGGCCTTGCGCTCACCCTAGGCCTCGCTGCTGCAGGATCAGAAGATACTGGCCCTGGAGGACTTGGTGAAGACCCTCCAGCAGCACCAAG GCGAGGCCTCCCAGCAGCGGCAGGAGGAGCTGGAGACGATGTGCGCGCAGCTGCAGCGGCAGGTCGGGGAGATGGAG GGGACTCGACGGTGCCCCCCGAGGTGGATTTCGACAGGCTTCTGGCCAGCCTGCAGGACCTCAGTGAGCTGGTGGCGGAGGGGGACATGCAGGTGACGCCAGTGCCTGGTGGGGCGCGGCTCCGTGTCCTTGAGCCCATCCCGCTGAAGCTGTACCGGAACGGCATCATGATGTTCGATGGGCCCTTCCGGCCCTTCCACGACCCCTCCACGCAG CGCTGCCTCCGAGACATGCTGGATGGCTTCTTCCCCTCAGAGCTCCAGAGACTGTACCCCAATGGGGTCCCTTTTAAG GTGAGTGACCTGCGCAATCAGGTCTACCCGGAGAACGGGCTGGACCCGTTCCCAGGTGAGGGCCGCGTGGTGGGCTGGCAGAAGATGCGCAAGGCCTCGGACCGGGTGGAGAAGCGCCAAG ACTCCACGATGACTGCAGAGAAATTTCTGAACAAGCTGCCTAAGTTTGTGATCCGGCAAGGAGAGGTGGTTGACATCCGGGGCCCCATCAGGGACACCTTGCAG AGCTGCTGCCCGTTGCCCGCCCGGGTCCAGGAGATCATAGTGGAGACACCTGCCTTGGCCACTGAACGGGAGAG gagccaggagaccccCAACACCCCTGCGCCCCCACTCTCCATGCTGCGCATCAAGTCGGAGAACGGGGAGCAGGCCTTTCTACTGATGATGCGGCCCGAGGACACGGTGGGCGATGTGCGCACCCTGCTAGCACAGGCCAG ggccacagatGCCACTGCCTTCGAGATCTTCAGCACATTCCCGCCCACAGTCTACCAGGATGACTCGCTCACGCTGCAGGCCGCAGGCCTGGTGCCCAATGCTACGCTACTGCTGCGGGCACGCAGGGCCccgctggccagccctggcttcagtccaggTCCTGGCCCCCGCCCCTAA
- the UBXN11 gene encoding UBX domain-containing protein 11 isoform X5, whose protein sequence is MSSPLASLSKTRKVPLQSEPGHPGRGWGPLLRTSSLMASCTFLPSSSCLGSQEARDKNLRRWGQRLERPLLDLGPRVVTWVSLSAEDEEDMLNDGNGSEERISVPSCYGSIGAPVARQGAVSHDSEALASVAKQLWDLERLVKAQADEMLSKDQKILALEDLVKTLQQHQGDSTVPPEVDFDRLLASLQDLSELVAEGDMQVTPVPGGARLRVLEPIPLKLYRNGIMMFDGPFRPFHDPSTQRCLRDMLDGFFPSELQRLYPNGVPFKVSDLRNQVYPENGLDPFPGEGRVVGWQKMRKASDRVEKRQDSTMTAEKFLNKLPKFVIRQGEVVDIRGPIRDTLQSCCPLPARVQEIIVETPALATERERSQETPNTPAPPLSMLRIKSENGEQAFLLMMRPEDTVGDVRTLLAQARATDATAFEIFSTFPPTVYQDDSLTLQAAGLVPNATLLLRARRAPLASPGFSPGPGPRP, encoded by the exons ATGAGCTCACCTTTGGCCTCCCTGAGCAAGACCCGGAAAGTACCCCTGCAGTCGGAGCCTGGGCATCCTGG CCGTGGCTGGGGCCCGCTGCTCAGAACCTCTTCCCTGATGGCCTCATGCAcgtttcttccttcttcctcctgcctgggCTCCCAGGAGGCGAGGGATAAGAATCTACGGAGATG GGGACAGCGGCTAGAGAGGCCACTTCTGGACCTTGGCCCCAGGGTGGTGACCTGGGTGTCCCTGTCTGCAGAAGACGAGGAGGATATGCTGAATGACGGAAATGGCTCAGAAGAAAGGATCTCTGTCCCTTCCTGCTATGGCAGCATAGGCGCCCCTGTGGCAAGGCAAG GCGCTGTATCCCATGACTCCGAGGCGTTGGCCTCCGTGGCCAAGCAGCTATGGGACCTGGAACGGCTGGTGAAGGCCCAGGCTGATGAGATGCTGTCCAAG GATCAGAAGATACTGGCCCTGGAGGACTTGGTGAAGACCCTCCAGCAGCACCAAG GGGACTCGACGGTGCCCCCCGAGGTGGATTTCGACAGGCTTCTGGCCAGCCTGCAGGACCTCAGTGAGCTGGTGGCGGAGGGGGACATGCAGGTGACGCCAGTGCCTGGTGGGGCGCGGCTCCGTGTCCTTGAGCCCATCCCGCTGAAGCTGTACCGGAACGGCATCATGATGTTCGATGGGCCCTTCCGGCCCTTCCACGACCCCTCCACGCAG CGCTGCCTCCGAGACATGCTGGATGGCTTCTTCCCCTCAGAGCTCCAGAGACTGTACCCCAATGGGGTCCCTTTTAAG GTGAGTGACCTGCGCAATCAGGTCTACCCGGAGAACGGGCTGGACCCGTTCCCAGGTGAGGGCCGCGTGGTGGGCTGGCAGAAGATGCGCAAGGCCTCGGACCGGGTGGAGAAGCGCCAAG ACTCCACGATGACTGCAGAGAAATTTCTGAACAAGCTGCCTAAGTTTGTGATCCGGCAAGGAGAGGTGGTTGACATCCGGGGCCCCATCAGGGACACCTTGCAG AGCTGCTGCCCGTTGCCCGCCCGGGTCCAGGAGATCATAGTGGAGACACCTGCCTTGGCCACTGAACGGGAGAG gagccaggagaccccCAACACCCCTGCGCCCCCACTCTCCATGCTGCGCATCAAGTCGGAGAACGGGGAGCAGGCCTTTCTACTGATGATGCGGCCCGAGGACACGGTGGGCGATGTGCGCACCCTGCTAGCACAGGCCAG ggccacagatGCCACTGCCTTCGAGATCTTCAGCACATTCCCGCCCACAGTCTACCAGGATGACTCGCTCACGCTGCAGGCCGCAGGCCTGGTGCCCAATGCTACGCTACTGCTGCGGGCACGCAGGGCCccgctggccagccctggcttcagtccaggTCCTGGCCCCCGCCCCTAA
- the UBXN11 gene encoding UBX domain-containing protein 11 isoform X9 → MSSPLASLSKTRKVPLQSEPGHPGRRGIRIYGDEDEEDMLNDGNGSEERISVPSCYGSIGAPVARQGAVSHDSEALASVAKQLWDLERLVKAQADEMLSKDQKILALEDLVKTLQQHQGDSTVPPEVDFDRLLASLQDLSELVAEGDMQVTPVPGGARLRVLEPIPLKLYRNGIMMFDGPFRPFHDPSTQRCLRDMLDGFFPSELQRLYPNGVPFKVSDLRNQVYPENGLDPFPGEGRVVGWQKMRKASDRVEKRQDSTMTAEKFLNKLPKFVIRQGEVVDIRGPIRDTLQSCCPLPARVQEIIVETPALATERERSQETPNTPAPPLSMLRIKSENGEQAFLLMMRPEDTVGDVRTLLAQARATDATAFEIFSTFPPTVYQDDSLTLQAAGLVPNATLLLRARRAPLASPGFSPGPGPRP, encoded by the exons ATGAGCTCACCTTTGGCCTCCCTGAGCAAGACCCGGAAAGTACCCCTGCAGTCGGAGCCTGGGCATCCTGG GAGGCGAGGGATAAGAATCTACGGAGATG AAGACGAGGAGGATATGCTGAATGACGGAAATGGCTCAGAAGAAAGGATCTCTGTCCCTTCCTGCTATGGCAGCATAGGCGCCCCTGTGGCAAGGCAAG GCGCTGTATCCCATGACTCCGAGGCGTTGGCCTCCGTGGCCAAGCAGCTATGGGACCTGGAACGGCTGGTGAAGGCCCAGGCTGATGAGATGCTGTCCAAG GATCAGAAGATACTGGCCCTGGAGGACTTGGTGAAGACCCTCCAGCAGCACCAAG GGGACTCGACGGTGCCCCCCGAGGTGGATTTCGACAGGCTTCTGGCCAGCCTGCAGGACCTCAGTGAGCTGGTGGCGGAGGGGGACATGCAGGTGACGCCAGTGCCTGGTGGGGCGCGGCTCCGTGTCCTTGAGCCCATCCCGCTGAAGCTGTACCGGAACGGCATCATGATGTTCGATGGGCCCTTCCGGCCCTTCCACGACCCCTCCACGCAG CGCTGCCTCCGAGACATGCTGGATGGCTTCTTCCCCTCAGAGCTCCAGAGACTGTACCCCAATGGGGTCCCTTTTAAG GTGAGTGACCTGCGCAATCAGGTCTACCCGGAGAACGGGCTGGACCCGTTCCCAGGTGAGGGCCGCGTGGTGGGCTGGCAGAAGATGCGCAAGGCCTCGGACCGGGTGGAGAAGCGCCAAG ACTCCACGATGACTGCAGAGAAATTTCTGAACAAGCTGCCTAAGTTTGTGATCCGGCAAGGAGAGGTGGTTGACATCCGGGGCCCCATCAGGGACACCTTGCAG AGCTGCTGCCCGTTGCCCGCCCGGGTCCAGGAGATCATAGTGGAGACACCTGCCTTGGCCACTGAACGGGAGAG gagccaggagaccccCAACACCCCTGCGCCCCCACTCTCCATGCTGCGCATCAAGTCGGAGAACGGGGAGCAGGCCTTTCTACTGATGATGCGGCCCGAGGACACGGTGGGCGATGTGCGCACCCTGCTAGCACAGGCCAG ggccacagatGCCACTGCCTTCGAGATCTTCAGCACATTCCCGCCCACAGTCTACCAGGATGACTCGCTCACGCTGCAGGCCGCAGGCCTGGTGCCCAATGCTACGCTACTGCTGCGGGCACGCAGGGCCccgctggccagccctggcttcagtccaggTCCTGGCCCCCGCCCCTAA